The genomic interval ATagctaaaacaaacaaataaataaacaatcaaTTCAAACAACAGATCCCTCTAACCTTATTGTAAACATAAATTCTACTTTAATTCCTGCACACAACATTCAGTTACCAAAGCAGCTGCAATCCAGGAAACAAAAAAAAGGATTTCATGTCTGCTGTTACCATAGCAACTGGGGTGGGCAGCAAGACCAAAATATCTGAATGTTAACAAAATTTAccgtattttaaaaaatgaaataattgtaAACCAATTATTCAATGgctcaaaaaattaaaatagatTTAAACGTTGTCCTTAGCAACTATTGTAATATTTACTGAAGCGTGTTTGAAACATACAGACAACACAAGATTTAGATTTACACTGTGAGAAAAGCTGCACATTTTGTACCCAAGAATTTACAGAAGGAGTACAGTGCAGCATACAAATGAGATGCTGAGCGGTACCATAGCTTTACTGGACTGTGTGTGTCCAGAGTCACCAGACCTATCATTCTGCTGATCTCTGCAATTCTTAATGAATGGACCTGCAGCACAGTACAAACAGCACAGCAAGAATTTAGTATCCTCAGCAATTCAAATCCTGACTCATCCCACCCCTTTCTTTATCAACACATGATATACTCTACATTTAGACACAGGCACATCATTGTATAGCTTGTGTAAAGATATATATGTGTGTTGGGGAGGTTGATTAAGAGTTACAGGAAGAGAAAAGGGTGAGAAAAATGTAAACTATAAAAACAACAAGGAAGGAGAATAAGAGAACTAGACCTGTTTTCAGTttattaaaggtggggtgcatgatctcagAAAGCCAATGtcgacatttgaaatcacctaaacaaacacgcccctaccccaacagaatctggaccttcttttgatagacccgccccacacatacgcaacccaggctacgatgtcagttagtagacgtGGCCCTtattgctgattggctacaagtgtgtttaggttagggatgggcgatatggcctaaaaaATGTATCACGCTAATTTCAGTTGTTTGTTGCGGTGCCGATAAAAATGACGATAAATTATTCTCTTCTGTAAAATATCAGATTAGGTTATGTTTAAGTTGTGTTCCACTGTGACTGCTAAAAAACATCACACAAGAACAATTacacaataataatttaaatcaattacaagtttaaaatgtaaacacagattctgtttttatttatactcTCATGGTGCAAAATAGTGCAAAGAGGAAAAGTaacagatgtgtttcaacattACATCAGAGTACAACTGCAAATAAACCCTGATAAAGTaacaaacatgttaaagtaacctGATAAAGTAAAGAAGTTTAGTGTGGACCagtcaatagtccctttcacacatacagtctttactggtaatttactggtaaattgcagttaacaggtaatgtgtgaacagaacctttccggtaaatcagagCTCACAATTTaccaggttgtaagattaccagtaatttaccagtaagtgCTATTTGTGAACGAAaaataggattaccggcatttagaacagACAACGTCTGACCACGCTGATGgcttcgggccaatcagaaagttttttttttatagatgaCGCgtttaacatccacatttcttcaccaaagttgtttcaAACAGCTTACCGTCTatttgccaaattgccgacaTCCTTAGCACACCCTTTGTGATTTGCAGACGGCTCCTTAAGCAGCCTAGGCGGATATGCAGCGAATATCAAACCTAAAACTAACTTTATCTCActcctctgtgaagcctaatgtgcaaacgcaggTTCCatttgacgccgcctaacgcaatgttgtttggtcacaaccaacttcgcgaccgttagCGTTTGcaacagatgtgaaaacaacataatccaacataaacacaaaaaccgtggatattaagtcattgtttacaaatacgacactgAGCTCACCGGCCGCGCgtcaggtaacttccgctttttTTCGAGTTTACTGGTATTTTGATATGTGTGAATGAtttcttactggtaaaaagacggaacgtcactgcatgtgtgaacagcacgtttttgtatttactggtaaatgcattctggtaaattcatggtaataaCAAGCAACTCCTCAGCCTCACGTCTGCCCTCCGCAATGTTTGTTTTCACTCTGCACGTGAGCAGTGAATTGGGCGCGCATAAACTACCTCATCAACTAGATTTATCGATGTTATCACGAGGCGACAGATTTTCACCGCGAGGATCAATTTTGACGGTATACCGCAGACGATAagatatcgcccatccctagtttaggtactcggcccgactcccttttccaaagtgtttttcaaaaatcatgcaccccgcctttaatgtaGAATAAAGGCAACTCCTGTAGGCCAATGTTTGACTGATGGACTGAAATAAACACAGAGTAACAGCCTGAGGTGTTTACATCATTATACACATTTGTGTCCATGAAACCCATATACTAAAATACACAACATGCACAAACACAGTCGCACACGCAtgggcatacacacacacatgcacactctCTCTATCAAAGCTATGAAACATACTCTCCTAATcatacaaaacacaaacacacaacactgcAAATGTAGAGAGATCACACAACGAAGACTgccttaacacacacacacacatgcctTTCTATGTCCTCTTTACAGGGGATGAATCTGTTGACACCATCTGCTGACTAAATTACATCATCAACTTCTCATCAGAATCTATTTGGTTTGATCAAACTAAACCTATTTCTCTCAAAGTAAACCAATCCATCAATACCAACAATGTAAAACCAAGTATAACAGCTCAAGTGTGTCAGTACTCAACTAAGGAATGGTTTCCCGAACTGGGTTTTTCATCCACGACAAGGCCATCGATATatatattaagacatttaagtagttttaacatAGAAAATATTACTGATGTGCACATCAATATCAatagcactgatatatttaaccctttaactacATTTTGACCAAATGGAGTATCTAAGCTGATTGAGCTATCTCTACCATTTGCTTGAGATATGTTATGCCAAAAAATCCACTAGATATCAGAGTGTCAATCAACGGCACTTGTCACAACATTTCTTCTTAGATAGATGTCAGAGACAAAGAAATCACTCCTGCCATGTGAACTGTTCTTGGTGAAATTTTGCAAGGAAagcatatttttataataactttataaaattattttacttggtgccatgaaaaaaactgtagtatgtttttaataatttttcaaaaacatgctCTACCATAAAGTGATTTGTCACTTTATGGTAAAAGTAGAAAAGCTAACCTAATGTTTTCAGATCACCCATTTCAGTAGTCAGAATGTACTATTTGCTgagaaatatacatttttgatcattcacagctatgAATATGAAACCCATGCAGTTAAAGGGTAAGGATATGTTAGTGCATGCTTATAGTTatgctcaaacatgcattttagtcagGGGCTAGACTTAAGCCATGTTCAGGAAACAGGTCCTAAGTGTTAGCTATTGGATTTGTATGACTATCATTGCTACATAAAACCACACATAAGCACATAATCATATTTCAAATAATCATATGTCAAATGAGAGTCAATACAACACCAAAGACATCATCTTTTGATACTTAAAGTTCAATTTACCTCTCCAGACTCTCTCCTCCTGCGATCTGGTATCACTAGAGTATTCCTATTACTGGGAGGTGCTAGAGTAGAACCGACACTCATTCTGGGTCCAACTAGCATGTACCGTTTGTCTCCAGATCTGTACTGAATGCTGTGACACAGATTCCCGTCATAATTCGCATATTGTAAATTCTTGGACGAATAGTCTGTAGATTTAGAGCACTGCATTGCAATCAAAACGATGACACTGATGATAAAAAGCACTGACACAGAACCCACTGTGATGATCAAATAAAACGTCACGTTGTTTTCCTCCTCATCTTTAACTGCGTTTGTCACATCAGAAGCTGCAAATGCCTCTTTAGGCTCCACAACTTTCACAATCACAGTCGCTGTTGCTGAGAGAGAAACGTTCCCATTGTCTTTCACCAGTATGACCAGTTTATGCTGGGCCTCGTCCGTTTCGGTGAATGAGCGAAGGGTCCTTATTTGTCCTGTATAGCGGTCCAAACCAAACAGACTGTGATCACTAACTTCCTGTAGTGAAAATAATAACCAGCCGTTGTATCCTATATCTGCGTCATAGGCTCTGACTTTAGTCACCAAATGACCTGCGTTCACATTGCGGGGAATCTCCTCCACACCTTCAGCAGAACCATTAGCGCGGACTGGATATAAGATTACTGGAACGTTGTCGTTCTGATCCAGAATAAACACGTTTAAAGTCACATTACTGCTTAGAGACGGAGATCCAGAGTCTGTTGCGAGCACATGAAACTGGAATGTCTTTATAGTTTCAAAGTCAAAACTCTTCAGTGCATAAATCTCTCCATTTTCTGagttaatattaataaaagaTGTGTATTTGTTTTCATTTCCAGAGTCTCTCCAAATGTTATAGTTAATGAAGGCATTTCCATCTAAATCTCGATCAGCAGCAGACACAGAAAATAAAGATTTGCCTGGGACATTATTTTCCATCATGTAAAAGGCATAAGGGGAAGAGCTGAACACTGGACTGTTGTCATTTACATCTGACACCTGCACAGTTATAGTTttaacagaagacagaggtggCTGTCCAGCATCTTTGGCTATTAATGTGATGTCATAACGTGGTACAGATTCTCTGTCAAGAGTTGAGGCTGTAACCAGTGAGAAAATGTTGTCTTGGGATGATGGTGTTAGCCTGAAAGGCAAGTCTTCAGTTATGAAGCACAACACTTTTCCATTCACACCAGAGTCTAAATCACTAACACTGATCAAAGCCACTGTAGTTCCTACTTTAGAGTCTTCAGGCACTGCACTGGAAAATGATGTCACTTCAATCTCAGGTGCATTGTCATTTACATCAAGGATCTTTATTGTTATACTCTTATCTGATGTGAGATGAGCAGTTCCTTTGTCTGATGCCTGTATGTCTATTTCATAACTATTCATCTCCTCATAATCTATAGGACCTATCACCGTCATTTCTCCAGTAATGGAATTTAActcaaaaagttttaaaagccTACTGTCTATTTCATTTCCAAAAGTATAAAAGATTTCACCGTTTGTACCGTCATCCATGTCTGTCGCGTTAACCTGTACAACAATTGTGCCCACAGGCACGTTTTCTCTTAGCGTAACAGAGTAAACATCTTGTGTGAATACTGGCATATTGTCATTCACATCTAAAACGTCCACTATTATCTCCATAGTCCCGGTCTGCGGTGGTCGTCCTCCGTCGAGCGCGGTGAGCACCAGTTTGTGTCTGCTGTTGCTTTCTCTATCAAGTGGCTTTTGAAGCACAAGAAACGGCATTTTTCGATCCTCTCCGCGATCTTTGATCTCAATCCGGAAGTGATCATTAAGACTGAGTTTGTATTGCTGAACAGAGTTCGTGCCGCCATCAGGATCGCGCGCTGACTGTAACTGATAGCGAGCTCCAGGTAAGGCAGATTCATATATTTCCAATCGCTTTTCCTTTTCCGAGAATGTTGGGGCATGATCGTTCACGTCCACAATTTCAACGGTCACGTAATGAATCTCCAAGGGGTTTTCCATGgcaatttttaaatgaataatacAAGCACTGGTTCTCTCGCACACCACCTCTCTGTCTATTTTGCCATTTACATACAACATCCCATCGTTTTGATTTACCGTGAACAGCGAATCGCCAGAGGTTGTAACGATCCTCAATCCTCTTTCTTTTAGCGATCTAAGGTCTAGACCTAAATCCTTCGCGAGGTTGCCGACCACAGTTCCGTCGTTTTGCTCCTCAGAAAAAGAATATCGTATTTGCGCGCAGATCCCTCTCCAAAAGAATATTCCCATTGTCATATACACAAGGCCAAGACGCCAATGAGAACGCGCTCTTTGTTCCATTTTgaagagaaaaaaatgcacCGGCGTTAGtagtttacaaaatattttccaCTCGCATTAGATTTGGAGCCATATCAGTGAAAACAGCATACAATTCTTCCGTATACAGTCAGAGTCAAGTAGCTCTTGGCGGATGAGATGTAATGTCTACGAcgaacaaaacataaaatgcgCAAACTGCTACAAGACGATGCCGCGTCAGGCTCAAATTTTGGTGCGCACTGACACCATGCGAGTTTAGAGATTACTGCAAACGGGTTGATAAAAACGTAATAGTATTATAAAAGTTGTAAGACAGAACCAAAGCCTACAAGTGAGCACTTTGGGGAAACTtgatttaaatataaatgtttctaaAGATTTTAAAACCTTTTCTTTAAAAGCTTAGGCATAATTTGTTATCAAATCTTAGTTCAAGCATTGAAAACGTGTTATTTATACAAACTAaaagttgttaaaaacgcaCAGTACACAACATATGAGATGGACTAGATACTGTATAAGGAAAGGTAGCATAAAGTCTCTAGCATACAGTACATGGGAACTGGTGGACTCCTAAGTCCCTGCAGGTGAACAACTTATGACATTAAAGGAAGGAATGGCCAGAGTTTGCAGAGCTCTAATTTGAGGTAggcatattttaaatgtacagttatgcatttggcagatgcttttatccaaagcgacttacagtgcattacaaggtatacattccTTATTTATTGccggggttcgaacccatgaccttttggcctgctttaccactgagctatacaggagcattTTATAGGCTTTGATGGCATTATTAAATGTGGAAAACAGTACTAATGAAAATGAGTAGCTACATTTTTCAGTGGAactgtacactcttaaaataaatatttcactGTGTGTGAAGTTTGGTATCTGCGGTAAGCGGTAAGTGGCAGTTTTTGTCTGTTAGATAGTGCTGGTCTCCTCGGGTCCgtttggcaaaaacacattcattttaaattacccgagacctgAGGACGCTAATATTATTTCTGACCTGTGTCCGAGGTACACGTGAATCTTTTAAACACGAACCTGCTTGGGTCTCGGGTCGGAGCACATGTTTTTCGGACCCAGTGACCCATCTGCGCTACCTCCTGAGTGCAGACCTGCTCAAAGCTAAACAAACACGTAAATGACTTCTCATGTGCTAAAGGCTCAACTGATCCTGGCACAGAGATGAAGGGTTCACACGACAGCAGCAACAAATGTAATATATagctaaaacaaacaaataaataaacaatcaaTTCAAACAACAGATCCCTCTAACcttattgtaaaaataaattctACTTTAATTCCTGCACACAACATTCAGTTACCAAAGCAGCTGCAATCCAGGAAACAAAAAAAAGGATTTCATGTCTGCTGTTACCATAGCAACTGGGGTGGGCAGCAAGACCAAAATATCTGAATGTTAACAAAATTTAccgtattttaaaaaatgaaataattgtaAACCAATTATTCAATGgctcaaaaaattaaaatagatTTAAACGTTGTCCTTAGCAACTATTGTAATATTTACTGAAGCGTGTTTGAAACATACAGACAACACAAGATTTAGATTTACACTGTGAGAAAAGCTGCACATTTTGTACCCAAGAATTTACAGAAGGAGTACAGTGCAGCATACAAATGAGATGCTGAGCGGTACCATAGCTTTACTGGACTGTGTGTGTCCAGAGTCACCAGACCTATCATTCTGCTGATCTCTGCAATTCTTAATGAATGGACCTGCAGCACAGTACAAACAGCACAGCAAGAATTTAGTATCCTCAGCAATTCAAATCCTGACTCATCCCACCCCTTTCTTTATCAACACATGATATACTCTACATTTAGACACAGGCACATCATTGTATAGCTTGTGTAAAGATATATATGTGTGTTGGGGAGGTTGATTAAGAGTTACAGGAAGAGAAAAGGGTGAGAAAAATGTAAACTATAAAAACAACAAGGAAGGAGAATAAGAGAACTAGACCTGTTTTCAGTttattaaaggtggggtgcatgatctcagAAAGCCAATGtcgacatttgaaatcacctaaacaaacacgcccctaccccaacagaatctggaccttcttttgatagacccgccccacacatacgcaacccaggctacgatgtcagttagtagacgtGGCCCTtattgctgattggctacaagtgtgtttaggttagggatgggcgatatggcctaaaaaATGTATCACGCTAATTTCAGTTGTTTGTTGCGGTGCCGATAAAAATGACGATAAATTATTCTCTTCTGTAAAATATCAGATTAGGTTATGTTTAAGTTGTGTTCCACTGTGACTGCTAAAAAACATCACACAAGAACAATTacacaataataatttaaatcaattacaagtttaaaatgtaaacacagattctgtttttatttatactcTCATGGTGCAAAATAGTGCAAAGAGGAAAAGTaacagatgtgtttcaacattACATCAGAGTACAACTGCAAATAAACCCTGATAAAGTaacaaacatgttaaagtaacctGATAAAGTAAAGAAGTTTAGTGTGGACCagtcaatagtccctttcacacatacagtctttactggtaatttactggtaaattgcagttaacaggtaatgtgtgaacagaacctttccggtaaatcagagCTCACAATTTaccaggttgtaagattaccagtaatttaccagtaagtgCTATTTGTGAACGAAaaataggattaccg from Misgurnus anguillicaudatus chromosome 16, ASM2758022v2, whole genome shotgun sequence carries:
- the LOC129421780 gene encoding protocadherin alpha-3 isoform X25, yielding MEQRARSHWRLGLVYMTMGIFFWRGICAQIRYSFSEEQNDGTVVGNLAKDLGLDLRSLKERGLRIVTTSGDSLFTVNQNDGMLYVNGKIDREVVCERTSACIIHLKIAMENPLEIHYVTVEIVDVNDHAPTFSEKEKRLEIYESALPGARYQLQSARDPDGGTNSVQQYKLSLNDHFRIEIKDRGEDRKMPFLVLQKPLDRESNSRHKLVLTALDGGRPPQTGTMEIIVDVLDVNDNMPVFTQDVYSVTLRENVPVGTIVVQVNATDMDDGTNGEIFYTFGNEIDSRLLKLFELNSITGEMTVIGPIDYEEMNSYEIDIQASDKGTAHLTSDKSITIKILDVNDNAPEIEVTSFSSAVPEDSKVGTTVALISVSDLDSGVNGKVLCFITEDLPFRLTPSSQDNIFSLVTASTLDRESVPRYDITLIAKDAGQPPLSSVKTITVQVSDVNDNSPVFSSSPYAFYMMENNVPGKSLFSVSAADRDLDGNAFINYNIWRDSGNENKYTSFININSENGEIYALKSFDFETIKTFQFHVLATDSGSPSLSSNVTLNVFILDQNDNVPVILYPVRANGSAEGVEEIPRNVNAGHLVTKVRAYDADIGYNGWLLFSLQEVSDHSLFGLDRYTGQIRTLRSFTETDEAQHKLVILVKDNGNVSLSATATVIVKVVEPKEAFAASDVTNAVKDEEENNVTFYLIITVGSVSVLFIISVIVLIAMQCSKSTDYSSKNLQYANYDGNLCHSIQYRSGDKRYMLVGPRMSVGSTLAPPSNRNTLVIPDRRRRESGESTLKPKVPNTDWRYSASLRAGMQSSVHMEESSVMQGAHGVMVQNWPTVSSAADQEGGEVSPPIGAGVDSNSWHFRYGPPGGPPPHLKPGEVPPEAFIIPGSPAIISIRQGQDGDDKSDFISFGKKDEAKMKKKKKKKEKKDKRDKGKDDDD
- the LOC129421780 gene encoding protocadherin alpha-3 isoform X10, encoding MEQRARSHWRLGLVYMTMGIFFWRGICAQIRYSFSEEQNDGTVVGNLAKDLGLDLRSLKERGLRIVTTSGDSLFTVNQNDGMLYVNGKIDREVVCERTSACIIHLKIAMENPLEIHYVTVEIVDVNDHAPTFSEKEKRLEIYESALPGARYQLQSARDPDGGTNSVQQYKLSLNDHFRIEIKDRGEDRKMPFLVLQKPLDRESNSRHKLVLTALDGGRPPQTGTMEIIVDVLDVNDNMPVFTQDVYSVTLRENVPVGTIVVQVNATDMDDGTNGEIFYTFGNEIDSRLLKLFELNSITGEMTVIGPIDYEEMNSYEIDIQASDKGTAHLTSDKSITIKILDVNDNAPEIEVTSFSSAVPEDSKVGTTVALISVSDLDSGVNGKVLCFITEDLPFRLTPSSQDNIFSLVTASTLDRESVPRYDITLIAKDAGQPPLSSVKTITVQVSDVNDNSPVFSSSPYAFYMMENNVPGKSLFSVSAADRDLDGNAFINYNIWRDSGNENKYTSFININSENGEIYALKSFDFETIKTFQFHVLATDSGSPSLSSNVTLNVFILDQNDNVPVILYPVRANGSAEGVEEIPRNVNAGHLVTKVRAYDADIGYNGWLLFSLQEVSDHSLFGLDRYTGQIRTLRSFTETDEAQHKLVILVKDNGNVSLSATATVIVKVVEPKEAFAASDVTNAVKDEEENNVTFYLIITVGSVSVLFIISVIVLIAMQCSKSTDYSSKNLQYANYDGNLCHSIQYRSGDKRYMLVGPRMSVGSTLAPPSNRNTLVIPDRRRRESGESTLKLSTLIRPKVPNTDWRYSASLRAGMQSSVHMEESSVMQGAHGVMVQNWPTVSSAADQEGGEVSPPIGAGVDSNSWHFRYGPPGGPPPHLKPGEVPPEAFIIPGSPAIISIRQGQDGDDKSDFISFGKKDEAKMKKKKKKKEKKDKRDKGKDDDD